One genomic segment of Vibrio quintilis includes these proteins:
- a CDS encoding type III effector HrpK domain-containing protein, whose protein sequence is MRIGDNRLQIQNTLSDEKMQNSEEQSVSLHKQAGVPGKGVDFNSPPKPSAGLSGSANSGDGVPGQAQYAGNLSLLFRLVATILSPGKKAGKQEIRQEMPLQGLSHTRSTKRSGHAGVVSAPSVSAAKPVAPIRHTDAATLAAIDNSEFSCAEALKKWDRMVEHLPPEQRADAAKALNRPYAAAKLALEGGAAGEQAMTYIKANPALFRAIETRAGSGDDRHVKADGLMSEKDLKVFAGTMEDRAREAGEMLDKFHEKHPDADARSLYMARSAAVMYANDPIVRAASEAKACGADRQQDVKYTNRGDLQALADPANNPDLSLLLTEGANLWGQPGMYNTLEDMGLRGKDVARHGGDGLVAGNDFASFIEHVGPASGAEFADFIAYTAMQNSTASVDISQLNEDIFQHPEQYSGASKAAVMMKLQKMLGYVQAGREIRDTDETEKDLKDKIAQLQSDKDVQTYLEKSLPENKRQIIYASSELFHTVMEHMQQDVLSGRSLGKALHQSSENSQPALAVTQALENAHDELQFYQDLTGHKIEVSDLIATRPDLAAKIRRSSDEVMNGDLLTRMAKDKDFSPEKATDAYWTTVAFMDDALSKSAGGGIGLPDGQVVSQALAAAGVDASHTGVVDNRMLKALMAQHNDGLSTDFQQSGTHNHELLDKLKDKALKKGTKFLAKQGTKFAVKLGAQLAGRVAGALAGEAAGMALAGTIGAAAGPVGMIAGAAVSVGFGIAEVVNYFKGAAKKRRERRDFDHTVSPALEQFGIKKPD, encoded by the coding sequence GTGAGAATTGGTGATAACAGGTTACAAATTCAGAACACTCTGAGTGATGAAAAGATGCAGAACTCAGAAGAACAGTCGGTGAGTTTACACAAACAAGCCGGGGTGCCGGGAAAAGGGGTTGATTTTAATTCCCCTCCCAAACCTTCTGCCGGATTATCCGGGTCCGCAAATTCAGGAGATGGTGTGCCGGGACAGGCACAGTATGCCGGTAATCTGTCATTGTTATTCCGGCTTGTCGCAACGATTTTGTCTCCGGGGAAAAAAGCCGGTAAACAGGAGATTCGCCAGGAGATGCCACTTCAGGGGCTGAGTCATACCCGGTCAACAAAACGCAGTGGTCATGCTGGTGTTGTGTCTGCTCCTTCAGTTTCAGCTGCCAAACCGGTTGCCCCCATCAGGCATACTGATGCTGCAACACTGGCTGCAATTGATAACTCAGAGTTCAGTTGTGCCGAAGCGCTGAAAAAGTGGGATCGTATGGTTGAACACTTGCCGCCAGAGCAAAGGGCAGATGCTGCGAAAGCGCTGAATCGTCCGTATGCTGCCGCAAAGTTAGCCCTTGAAGGTGGTGCTGCCGGAGAGCAGGCAATGACATACATTAAGGCGAATCCGGCTTTGTTTCGGGCGATTGAGACCCGTGCGGGGTCCGGTGATGATCGCCATGTGAAGGCAGATGGGCTCATGTCTGAAAAAGACCTCAAAGTCTTTGCCGGGACCATGGAAGATCGGGCCCGGGAAGCGGGAGAAATGCTGGATAAATTTCATGAAAAACACCCGGATGCTGATGCCCGGAGTCTGTATATGGCACGTTCAGCCGCAGTTATGTATGCCAATGATCCGATTGTACGTGCTGCTTCTGAGGCGAAGGCGTGTGGTGCTGACAGGCAACAAGATGTCAAATATACCAACCGGGGGGATTTACAGGCTCTGGCTGATCCGGCAAATAATCCTGATTTGTCGCTTCTGCTGACAGAAGGCGCAAATCTGTGGGGGCAGCCCGGTATGTACAATACGCTGGAAGATATGGGATTGCGTGGGAAAGACGTTGCCCGTCATGGTGGTGATGGTTTGGTGGCCGGGAATGACTTTGCATCTTTTATTGAACATGTCGGACCGGCCAGTGGCGCTGAGTTTGCCGATTTTATCGCTTATACAGCCATGCAAAACTCAACGGCAAGTGTTGATATCAGCCAGCTGAATGAGGATATTTTTCAGCATCCCGAACAATATTCCGGCGCATCAAAAGCAGCGGTGATGATGAAGCTGCAGAAAATGTTGGGATATGTTCAGGCTGGCAGGGAAATCCGGGATACCGATGAAACAGAGAAAGATTTAAAGGATAAAATAGCTCAGCTACAAAGTGATAAGGATGTTCAAACGTATCTTGAAAAGTCGCTTCCTGAGAATAAACGGCAGATTATTTACGCCTCTTCTGAATTATTCCATACCGTGATGGAGCATATGCAGCAAGATGTTTTATCCGGACGTTCTTTAGGGAAGGCGTTGCATCAATCATCCGAAAATTCTCAGCCAGCCCTTGCCGTGACACAGGCATTGGAAAACGCGCATGATGAGCTGCAGTTTTATCAGGATTTAACCGGCCACAAGATTGAAGTCTCGGATCTGATCGCAACCCGCCCTGATTTGGCAGCAAAGATCAGGCGATCGTCAGATGAAGTGATGAACGGGGATTTATTAACCAGGATGGCTAAAGATAAAGACTTTTCCCCGGAAAAAGCAACAGATGCCTACTGGACAACCGTTGCATTCATGGATGATGCTTTATCAAAGTCGGCCGGAGGCGGGATCGGATTACCGGATGGTCAGGTCGTCAGTCAGGCTTTAGCTGCCGCTGGTGTTGATGCCAGTCATACAGGTGTGGTGGATAACCGGATGCTGAAAGCACTGATGGCGCAACACAACGACGGACTTTCAACTGACTTTCAGCAGAGTGGAACGCACAATCATGAGTTGTTGGATAAACTAAAAGATAAAGCGTTAAAGAAAGGGACTAAATTTCTTGCAAAGCAAGGGACTAAATTTGCGGTCAAACTGGGTGCGCAGCTGGCAGGGCGCGTGGCTGGTGCCCTTGCCGGAGAAGCGGCAGGAATGGCATTAGCCGGGACGATCGGTGCTGCAGCTGGTCCGGTTGGTATGATTGCTGGTGCTGCGGTATCGGTCGGTTTTGGGATTGCTGAAGTTGTGAATTACTTTAAAGGCGCCGCTAAAAAGCGCAGGGAACGACGTGATTTCGATCATACCGTCTCGCCTGCGCTGGAGCAGTTTGGGATTAAAAAGCCCGATTAG
- a CDS encoding tetratricopeptide repeat protein, with protein sequence MKLVKALLSIILLTNLCFANAFDDGMKALKSGDKEKAIALFKQSKNPLAHMNLGTYYTQQKNYKEALNWYVKAAESGDPEAQAKVGDLYARGIGAKANQRTAAEWFYKAAKQGSAMAQHNLANMYMAGRGVTASHEKAFKLYTLASNQGMTFSMYKLARMYRDGVGTKQDYKEAAKWYQKAVDGRDNNSALDLGMLYYEGRGLKKDQPLAFKYIEFSARSGNKRAQDRIKKICKENKELSSKFTCKHLDVFDKK encoded by the coding sequence ATGAAATTAGTCAAAGCCTTATTATCAATCATATTGCTTACAAACCTGTGTTTTGCCAACGCATTCGATGATGGGATGAAAGCATTAAAATCCGGAGATAAAGAAAAAGCGATTGCGCTTTTTAAGCAGAGTAAAAACCCACTCGCCCATATGAACCTGGGCACCTACTATACGCAACAAAAAAACTATAAAGAAGCGTTAAACTGGTATGTTAAAGCCGCTGAGTCAGGGGATCCGGAAGCGCAGGCAAAAGTCGGGGATCTCTACGCAAGAGGAATCGGAGCAAAAGCCAATCAACGAACGGCTGCTGAATGGTTCTACAAAGCTGCAAAACAGGGCAGTGCGATGGCACAACACAACCTTGCCAATATGTACATGGCCGGACGGGGTGTCACTGCAAGTCATGAAAAAGCCTTTAAACTATATACACTGGCTTCAAATCAGGGCATGACTTTCTCAATGTATAAACTAGCCAGAATGTACAGAGATGGGGTTGGCACCAAACAAGATTATAAAGAAGCTGCTAAGTGGTATCAAAAAGCTGTCGACGGAAGAGATAACAACAGTGCACTTGATCTGGGTATGCTGTATTACGAAGGCAGAGGATTGAAAAAAGATCAGCCACTTGCCTTTAAATATATTGAATTCTCAGCGCGTTCAGGAAACAAACGGGCACAAGACAGAATTAAAAAGATCTGTAAAGAGAATAAAGAATTATCATCAAAATTCACCTGTAAGCATCTGGATGTTTTTGATAAAAAATAA
- a CDS encoding DMT family transporter yields the protein MNEKRALFFGLSAVILWSTVATAFKLTLAEFTPVQMLVIACTVSSCVLFILCLCQRKTKQIIPTFQAQPAIFILSGLINPLGYYLILFKAYSLLPASQAQAINYSWAITLTIMAAIFLGQPIRRKDYLAAVICYLGVLIIATSGQLLSLHFQSPAGVGLALLSTLLWAGYWILNTRNKADPIISILLGFLVALPLTALLAFFEQADWTIQHLSGWLSAIYIGVFEMGITFFLWITALRLTQNTSRISNLIFISPFLSLVFLATIIHEPIHISTVIGLVIIITGLIIQQYQKKHEKH from the coding sequence ATGAATGAGAAACGCGCCCTGTTTTTCGGATTATCAGCCGTCATCTTATGGTCAACCGTAGCAACCGCTTTTAAGTTAACCCTGGCTGAATTTACTCCGGTTCAAATGCTGGTTATCGCCTGCACAGTCTCATCCTGTGTGCTCTTCATTCTTTGCCTGTGCCAGAGGAAAACGAAACAAATCATTCCAACATTTCAGGCTCAACCCGCCATCTTCATCCTGTCCGGCCTGATCAATCCGCTTGGCTATTATCTGATTCTGTTCAAAGCTTACTCTCTGCTACCGGCCTCTCAGGCACAAGCAATAAACTACAGCTGGGCCATTACCTTAACGATAATGGCAGCCATATTTCTCGGACAACCAATTCGCCGCAAAGACTATCTTGCCGCCGTAATTTGCTATCTGGGGGTTCTGATCATCGCCACATCAGGACAACTGCTGTCACTTCATTTTCAAAGTCCTGCCGGTGTCGGACTGGCTCTGTTATCCACACTGCTCTGGGCAGGTTACTGGATTCTGAATACCAGAAACAAAGCCGACCCAATCATCAGCATTCTGCTTGGATTCTTAGTTGCACTTCCATTGACAGCTTTGCTTGCTTTTTTTGAACAGGCAGACTGGACCATTCAACACTTATCCGGTTGGCTCAGTGCCATTTATATTGGCGTATTTGAAATGGGAATTACCTTTTTTCTCTGGATAACAGCCCTTCGACTGACTCAAAATACTTCACGAATCAGTAACCTGATTTTTATCTCACCATTTCTGTCACTGGTATTTCTGGCAACCATCATCCATGAACCCATCCATATCTCGACAGTGATTGGGTTAGTCATTATTATTACCGGTCTGATCATCCAGCAGTATCAGAAAAAACACGAGAAACATTGA
- a CDS encoding pectinesterase family protein: protein MKLKQHSIRIMMLASLSVPVAFTSVYASDSSELTTSTESICTDTTAYFCEDFSAGNTDNWNLLPETENSFVPDGQFDLVTDQDNTMLRYTAGSKGGVIALVKQEALSKLNSADYYVEAKIRPRKNSTTANKQLYLLGRYQDGNNWYAGALNVQNSTNSTQVEIAVMNEGKLSRVKRVKVPISQGTAGELDGDWHQLRFVMKDQTLTVYFDGDKIASTTDSHFSSQGLIGLWTSNKSFEIDDINIGNADEKPASLTIDSELLEYAADAGDDATTIPVSATTRDGDADTITVTSGDSTIVKAELVDGNIVLTPLSQGKVTVTITTGSGVSKSIHAVIAPAFEMPTATYSFTDQLTPSAQSTSVYEDTTLSVTFDSQPAKGIGSVRIYDADDDTLVDQINVDTDEDNIGYKQLRTIKTHSVRVVGNEVHITPHANVLEQGKTYYVVIPEAAFTDATLAGKTFAGIGRNSNWVFTTRTEKPDVNKTFLVVDDDGSHADFRSVQGAINFVRQYHDTEAPITILVKAGTYEEPIYVYGQKNLTIMGEGRQQTIISYKNNEQLNSGTNARALFLAKNVDLLTLQDLTLKNTTLIGEGHQAEALYFNSNDGRLIAYRSNFISEQDTLMLNGWTWFYKSMVAGNVDFIWGYTHASLFESSEIRTLGDSRGKNNGGYILQARVKDENDKGFVFLNSILTRADSENGYSVADDSVYLARSGGCPGCYDNIAFINTWMDDHIRTTGWLDKPAPTPETATSTAGWREFNSMDMLGYPLDVSKRLEGTYQMTWEDVLTDGYLTRQQIFADYNDGEGWFPYPPVPEYHWHGWMNWFDIIRL from the coding sequence ATGAAACTAAAACAACATTCAATCAGAATAATGATGCTTGCGTCGTTATCTGTTCCCGTTGCTTTCACGTCAGTTTATGCATCTGATAGTTCAGAACTTACCACAAGTACCGAAAGTATTTGCACAGATACAACGGCTTATTTCTGTGAAGACTTTAGTGCCGGAAATACAGATAACTGGAATCTGCTTCCTGAGACCGAAAATTCTTTTGTTCCTGATGGTCAGTTTGATTTAGTCACCGATCAGGACAATACAATGCTCAGATATACTGCCGGGAGTAAAGGTGGTGTGATTGCGCTGGTAAAACAAGAAGCTCTCAGCAAGCTAAATAGTGCTGATTATTATGTCGAAGCAAAAATAAGACCGCGAAAGAATAGCACCACTGCAAATAAACAGCTTTATTTACTGGGACGTTATCAGGATGGGAATAACTGGTATGCCGGAGCTTTGAACGTACAAAACTCAACCAACAGTACTCAGGTCGAAATCGCCGTCATGAATGAAGGCAAACTTTCACGGGTTAAACGAGTGAAAGTGCCTATCTCACAAGGCACAGCAGGAGAACTTGACGGTGACTGGCATCAACTCCGGTTTGTCATGAAAGATCAGACCCTCACCGTCTATTTTGATGGGGATAAAATTGCATCAACGACAGACTCTCATTTTTCATCCCAGGGATTAATCGGCCTCTGGACATCAAATAAATCATTCGAAATTGATGATATCAATATCGGTAATGCGGATGAAAAACCGGCATCACTGACCATTGACAGCGAATTACTTGAATATGCAGCCGATGCCGGTGATGACGCCACAACCATTCCTGTCAGTGCAACGACCCGGGATGGCGATGCCGATACCATCACTGTCACGTCAGGCGACAGCACCATCGTTAAAGCAGAACTGGTTGACGGCAATATCGTCTTAACACCGCTCTCACAAGGAAAAGTCACCGTCACGATTACCACGGGATCTGGTGTATCGAAATCGATTCATGCAGTCATTGCCCCCGCATTTGAAATGCCCACAGCAACTTATTCCTTTACTGATCAGTTGACCCCGTCAGCTCAAAGCACCAGCGTTTATGAAGATACAACCCTGTCTGTAACTTTTGATTCTCAGCCAGCCAAAGGGATTGGCTCTGTCCGGATTTATGATGCAGATGACGACACACTGGTTGACCAGATTAATGTTGATACTGATGAAGATAATATTGGTTATAAACAGCTCAGAACCATCAAAACACATTCCGTCAGAGTCGTCGGAAATGAAGTTCACATCACCCCTCATGCAAATGTACTTGAGCAGGGAAAAACCTATTATGTGGTGATTCCTGAAGCGGCCTTTACAGATGCGACACTAGCCGGAAAAACTTTTGCGGGGATTGGCAGAAACAGCAACTGGGTCTTCACAACCCGGACAGAGAAACCCGATGTGAATAAAACCTTCCTTGTCGTCGATGATGATGGTTCACATGCCGATTTCCGTTCTGTTCAGGGCGCAATCAACTTTGTCCGCCAATATCATGATACCGAGGCACCCATAACGATTTTGGTCAAAGCCGGAACTTATGAAGAACCGATTTATGTCTACGGGCAAAAGAATCTGACGATTATGGGAGAAGGCAGACAACAAACCATCATTTCCTATAAGAATAATGAGCAGCTGAATTCCGGCACCAATGCCCGCGCATTATTCCTGGCGAAAAATGTCGACCTGCTGACCCTGCAAGACCTGACCCTGAAAAACACCACCCTGATCGGTGAAGGTCATCAGGCTGAAGCCTTATATTTTAATAGTAATGACGGCCGCCTGATTGCTTACCGGAGCAATTTCATCAGTGAGCAGGATACACTGATGCTGAATGGCTGGACCTGGTTCTATAAATCAATGGTGGCAGGAAACGTCGATTTTATTTGGGGTTATACACATGCTTCTTTGTTTGAAAGCAGTGAGATCCGGACTCTGGGCGACTCAAGAGGGAAAAATAACGGTGGCTACATCCTGCAGGCCAGAGTGAAAGATGAGAACGATAAAGGATTTGTCTTCCTCAACTCAATCTTAACCAGAGCAGACAGCGAAAATGGTTATTCGGTCGCTGATGATTCTGTCTATCTGGCGCGCAGTGGCGGATGTCCGGGATGCTACGACAATATTGCATTCATCAACACCTGGATGGATGACCACATCCGCACCACAGGATGGTTAGATAAACCGGCACCAACACCAGAAACAGCGACGTCTACAGCAGGCTGGCGTGAATTTAACAGCATGGATATGCTGGGTTACCCGCTTGATGTCTCTAAACGCCTGGAGGGTACATATCAAATGACCTGGGAAGATGTGCTGACTGACGGTTACCTGACCCGCCAGCAAATCTTCGCAGACTATAATGACGGCGAAGGCTGGTTCCCGTACCCGCCAGTCCCTGAATACCACTGGCATGGCTGGATGAACTGGTTCGACATCATCAGGCTGTAA
- a CDS encoding M3 family metallopeptidase, whose protein sequence is MTATSYLYELNQQYLSLHRTKEDFFWKTYMGTSDDHQGSAEAQTKWTEFLSQAAKIPEIKQQISAAESITDPDEKRSTTTGLKGWLTMFEAHALESEKAQKLKKELIDFEAELFEKKQNHTMTYRNEAGELTEGSLPLLASVIRTSDNEQVRQSAHQALMDLEQWLLNNGFPELVKLRNQFARALGYDTFFDYAVEKTEQMTTAQLFSILDDFEQRTKDSHLNSLKNLKKQQGAQALLGHNFINAFSGDVMRELDPYVPFSKSLRRWVESFSRLNINYSGADLTLDLLDRKGKYQNGFCHGPVPSFYNQNQWVPANVNFTSNAKPDQIGSGYSGINTLFHEGGHAAHFANVKMNAPCFSQEFAPTSMAYAETQSMFCDSLLEDADWLKLYAHDADGNPVPDEVIKAMIDSRQPFRAYQERSILVVPYFERALYQLGDEELTPKNVTQLARNMEKEVLGLECSPRPLMAIPHLLSDDSACSYQGYLLAHMAVYQTRAYFMKQYGYLTDNPEIGPQLAEHYWHAGNSVSLNACIESLCGEGFNARYLADECNLSAEQLWQSEQQKIMSSAKRKQNPVIPLNAKINVVDGEKELASNNKSDLAMCLQFEKYITETYGC, encoded by the coding sequence ATGACTGCAACATCTTATCTTTATGAACTCAATCAACAATACCTGTCTTTACACCGCACAAAAGAAGATTTTTTCTGGAAAACCTATATGGGAACCAGTGATGATCATCAGGGGTCAGCTGAAGCCCAGACCAAATGGACAGAGTTTCTCAGTCAGGCTGCAAAAATCCCTGAGATTAAACAGCAAATTTCGGCAGCTGAATCGATTACCGATCCGGATGAAAAACGTAGCACAACGACTGGCCTGAAAGGCTGGTTAACCATGTTTGAAGCGCACGCACTCGAATCCGAAAAAGCGCAAAAACTGAAAAAAGAACTCATCGATTTCGAGGCAGAGTTGTTTGAAAAGAAGCAAAATCACACCATGACATACCGCAATGAAGCGGGTGAGCTGACAGAAGGCTCTTTGCCTCTGCTGGCTTCTGTCATTCGAACCAGTGATAATGAGCAGGTCAGACAATCTGCTCACCAGGCTTTAATGGATCTGGAACAGTGGCTGCTTAACAACGGTTTTCCGGAGTTAGTCAAACTCCGGAATCAGTTTGCCCGTGCTTTAGGTTATGACACCTTTTTTGACTATGCCGTAGAGAAAACTGAACAGATGACGACGGCGCAACTGTTCAGCATTCTGGATGATTTTGAACAAAGAACGAAAGACAGCCACCTCAATAGTCTGAAGAACTTAAAAAAGCAACAAGGTGCTCAGGCTCTGCTCGGCCATAACTTTATCAATGCGTTTTCAGGCGATGTTATGCGGGAGCTTGATCCTTATGTTCCTTTCTCTAAGTCATTACGCCGCTGGGTCGAATCATTCAGCCGGCTGAATATTAATTATTCAGGCGCCGATCTGACTCTCGACCTGTTGGATCGTAAAGGCAAATATCAAAACGGTTTCTGTCATGGCCCTGTACCGTCATTTTATAATCAGAATCAGTGGGTGCCGGCCAACGTAAACTTCACCAGCAATGCCAAACCAGATCAAATCGGCAGCGGATATTCCGGCATTAATACACTATTCCATGAAGGCGGCCATGCCGCACATTTTGCCAACGTAAAAATGAACGCACCATGCTTTTCTCAGGAATTTGCTCCAACATCAATGGCCTATGCCGAAACACAATCTATGTTCTGTGACAGCCTGCTGGAGGATGCGGACTGGCTAAAACTTTATGCCCATGATGCAGATGGTAATCCGGTACCGGATGAAGTGATCAAAGCGATGATCGACAGCCGCCAGCCATTCAGAGCCTATCAGGAACGCAGCATTCTGGTTGTGCCTTATTTTGAGCGGGCTTTATACCAGCTCGGTGATGAGGAACTGACTCCGAAAAATGTGACTCAGTTAGCCCGCAACATGGAAAAAGAAGTGCTTGGTCTGGAGTGCAGCCCCCGCCCGCTTATGGCAATCCCTCACCTGCTGTCAGATGACTCAGCCTGTTCCTATCAGGGCTACCTGCTTGCTCATATGGCGGTTTACCAGACCCGGGCCTACTTTATGAAGCAATACGGTTACTTAACCGATAATCCGGAGATTGGCCCACAACTGGCAGAACATTACTGGCATGCGGGGAACAGTGTCTCTCTGAATGCATGTATTGAAAGCTTATGTGGTGAAGGATTCAATGCCAGGTACCTTGCTGATGAGTGTAACCTGTCCGCAGAACAATTATGGCAGTCAGAACAACAAAAAATTATGTCGTCGGCCAAACGAAAACAGAACCCGGTTATTCCTCTGAACGCAAAGATTAACGTAGTCGACGGAGAGAAAGAACTGGCTTCCAATAATAAGTCTGATCTGGCGATGTGCCTGCAATTCGAGAAATATATCACCGAAACATACGGCTGTTAA
- the ubiE gene encoding bifunctional demethylmenaquinone methyltransferase/2-methoxy-6-polyprenyl-1,4-benzoquinol methylase UbiE has translation MQSEKLDDIQETTHFGFETVDKDEKVRKVAQVFHSVAAKYDVMNDLMSGGIHRLWKRFTIDCSGARPGQKILDLGGGTGDLTAKFSRIVGDSGKVILADINNSMLCVGRDKLRDKGFVGNIHYVQANAEELPFPDDYFDCITISFCLRNVTDKEKAIQSMYRVLKPGGRLLILEFSKPVFEPLSKVYDAYSFHILPKMGQLIANDADSYRYLAESIRMHPDQETLKGMMETTGFEQVSYYNMTGGIVALHRGYKF, from the coding sequence GTGCAATCAGAAAAACTAGACGATATTCAGGAAACCACACATTTTGGTTTCGAAACCGTAGATAAAGATGAAAAAGTACGTAAAGTTGCTCAGGTATTTCATTCGGTTGCGGCAAAGTATGATGTGATGAACGATTTGATGTCTGGTGGTATCCATCGTTTATGGAAACGGTTTACGATTGATTGTAGTGGTGCGCGTCCCGGACAAAAAATCCTTGATTTAGGCGGCGGTACCGGAGATCTGACCGCAAAATTTTCCCGGATTGTTGGTGACTCAGGCAAAGTTATTCTGGCGGATATTAATAATTCGATGTTGTGTGTCGGCCGGGATAAACTGCGGGATAAAGGTTTTGTCGGGAACATTCATTATGTGCAGGCCAATGCTGAAGAGCTGCCTTTCCCGGATGATTATTTTGACTGTATTACGATCAGTTTTTGTCTGAGAAATGTGACTGATAAAGAGAAAGCCATCCAGTCGATGTATCGGGTATTAAAGCCCGGAGGCCGTTTACTGATTTTAGAATTTTCCAAGCCTGTGTTTGAGCCATTGTCAAAAGTGTACGATGCTTATTCGTTTCATATTTTGCCGAAGATGGGGCAACTGATAGCAAACGATGCGGATAGTTACCGTTATCTTGCTGAATCTATCCGGATGCACCCGGATCAGGAAACCCTGAAGGGCATGATGGAAACCACAGGGTTTGAGCAGGTGAGTTATTACAATATGACTGGCGGAATTGTTGCATTACACCGTGGTTATAAATTTTAA
- a CDS encoding ubiquinone biosynthesis accessory factor UbiJ, whose amino-acid sequence MPFESLITATIETVLNRLIQDDPMLVRQAARLKGQSVQIHLKELDQTLTFVFSQQVDVLNGYEGQPDCYLSLKLAVLPQLKEQANITRLIKADELVLEGDMRLAQGFSKLLTECQPDPEEWLSRLTGDVVAHSVVRGVKDLGYFVQGEFKRHQSHLGQVLTEEWRIAPGPLEVADFCDQVDDVHSQLARLEARILNVSDIIDNQLADKR is encoded by the coding sequence ATGCCATTTGAATCCTTGATTACTGCGACAATTGAAACGGTTCTGAACCGTCTGATTCAGGATGATCCAATGTTGGTTCGTCAGGCTGCACGCCTGAAAGGGCAATCAGTGCAAATTCATCTGAAAGAGCTCGATCAAACGCTGACATTTGTTTTCAGCCAGCAGGTCGATGTCCTCAATGGTTATGAAGGACAACCGGATTGCTATTTATCTCTGAAGCTGGCTGTTTTACCGCAGTTAAAGGAGCAGGCTAATATCACCCGGTTGATTAAAGCAGATGAACTGGTTTTGGAAGGCGACATGCGTTTAGCGCAGGGTTTTTCAAAGTTATTAACGGAGTGCCAGCCAGATCCTGAAGAATGGCTGTCCCGGTTAACGGGAGATGTTGTTGCACACTCCGTTGTTCGTGGTGTGAAAGATTTAGGATACTTCGTGCAGGGAGAGTTTAAGCGGCATCAGTCTCATCTGGGGCAGGTATTGACCGAAGAATGGCGTATTGCGCCCGGGCCTCTTGAAGTCGCAGATTTTTGTGATCAGGTTGATGACGTTCATAGTCAGCTTGCCCGGCTGGAAGCCCGCATTCTGAATGTATCGGATATCATTGACAACCAATTAGCAGATAAACGATGA